The Mauremys reevesii isolate NIE-2019 linkage group 1, ASM1616193v1, whole genome shotgun sequence genome has a segment encoding these proteins:
- the MIEF1 gene encoding mitochondrial dynamics protein MID51 isoform X2 has product MYDRAISAPSSPTRLSQSGKRSWEEPNWLGSSSRLLNQDMKTSLSRSLQTLPTDPSALDADAFRPAKPKSSAKRSQVELKKSHLRLSLQEKLFAYYRRKVAIPAEEQARAKQAAVDICAELRSFLRAKLPDMPLRDMYLSGSLYDDLQVVTADHIQLIVPLVLEQNLWSCIPGEDTIMNIPGFCLVRRENPEYFPRGSSYWDRCVVGGYLSPKVVADTFEKVVAGSINWPAIGSLLDYVIRPAAPPETLTLEVQYEPERHLLIDFLPSLTLGDTILVAKPHRLAQYDNLWRLSLRPAETARLRALDQGDSGCRCLCLKILKAVCKSNPALGRLTASQLTNVILHLAQAESDWSQDVLADRFLQALKGLIGYLEAGVLPSALNPKVNLFSELTPEEVDELGYTLYSSLSEPQVLLQT; this is encoded by the exons ATGTATGACAGGGCAATCAgtgctcccagcagccccacccgCTTGAGTCAGTCAGGAAAGAGAAGCTGGGAGGAGCCAAACTGGCTGGGGTCCTCATCACGGTTACTGAACCAAGATATGAAGACAAGTCTGAGCCGTTCCCTACAGACCCTCCCCACTGACCCTTCAGCTTTAGATGCAG ATGCGTTCCGACCTGCAAAGCCCAAATCATCTGCCAAGAGGAGCCAAGTAGAATTGAAGAAGTCGCACCTCCGTCTGTCCCTGCAAGAAAAACTCTTTGCCTACTACCGGAGGAAAGTGGCTATCCCAGCAGAAGAGCAGGCCCGGGCCAAGCAGGCAGCTGTAGATATCTGCGCTGAACTGCGTAGCTTCCTACGTGCCAAGCTGCCAGACATGCCCCTGCGTGACATGTACCTCAGTGGCAGCCTCTATGATGATCTGCAG GTAGTGACAGCTGATCACATTCAGCTCATTGTGCCTCTGGTCTTGGAGCAGAACCTGTGGTCATGCATTCCAGGTGAGGACACCATCATGAACATCCCTGGATTCTGCCTGGTGCGTCGGGAAAACCCAGAGTACTTCCCCCGTGGGAGCAGCTACTGGGACCGCTGTGTGGTGGGGGGCTACCTCTCCCCCAAGGTTGTGGCAGACACCTTTGAGAAAGTAGTGGCAGGCTCCATCAATTGGCCAGCCATTGGGTCCCTCCTGGACTACGTGATCCGTCCGGCAGCACCCCCAGAGACCCTGACACTGGAAGTCCAGTATGAGCCAGAGCGACACCTTCTTATTGACTTCCTACCATCCCTGACACTGGGTGACACCATCCTGGTGGCCAAACCCCACCGATTGGCCCAGTATGACAATCTATGGCGACTGAGCCTGCGGCCAGCAGAGACAGCTCGCCTGCGGGCCCTGGACCAAGGCGATTCTGGCTGCCGTTGCTTGTGCCTCAAGATTCTCAAAGCTGTGTGCAAGTCAAACCCAGCACTGGGCCGCCTCACTGCCAGCCAGCTCACCAATGTCATCCTGCACCTGGCCCAAGCGGAGTCTGACTGGTCCCAAGATGTGCTAGCTGACCGCTTCCTGCAGGCACTGAAGGGACTGATTGGCTACTTGGAGGCTGGTGTCTTACCCAGTGCTCTGAATCCCAAGGTGAACTTGTTTTCAGAGCTCACCCCTGAAGAAGTGGATGAGTTGGGCTACACTCTCTACAGCTCCCTCTCAGAGCCACAGGTCTTGCTGCAGACGTAA
- the MIEF1 gene encoding mitochondrial dynamics protein MID51 isoform X1 — protein sequence MAGAGERKGKKDDNGIGTAIDFVLSNARLVLGVGGAAMLGIATLAVKRMYDRAISAPSSPTRLSQSGKRSWEEPNWLGSSSRLLNQDMKTSLSRSLQTLPTDPSALDADAFRPAKPKSSAKRSQVELKKSHLRLSLQEKLFAYYRRKVAIPAEEQARAKQAAVDICAELRSFLRAKLPDMPLRDMYLSGSLYDDLQVVTADHIQLIVPLVLEQNLWSCIPGEDTIMNIPGFCLVRRENPEYFPRGSSYWDRCVVGGYLSPKVVADTFEKVVAGSINWPAIGSLLDYVIRPAAPPETLTLEVQYEPERHLLIDFLPSLTLGDTILVAKPHRLAQYDNLWRLSLRPAETARLRALDQGDSGCRCLCLKILKAVCKSNPALGRLTASQLTNVILHLAQAESDWSQDVLADRFLQALKGLIGYLEAGVLPSALNPKVNLFSELTPEEVDELGYTLYSSLSEPQVLLQT from the exons ATGGCAGGTGCTGGAGAGCGCAAGGGGAAGAAGGATGACAACGGCATTGGCACAGCCATCGATTTTGTGCTCTCCAATGCCCGGCTCGTGTTGGGTGTGGGCGGAGCTGCCATGCTGGGCATTGCCACGCTGGCTGTCAAACGA ATGTATGACAGGGCAATCAgtgctcccagcagccccacccgCTTGAGTCAGTCAGGAAAGAGAAGCTGGGAGGAGCCAAACTGGCTGGGGTCCTCATCACGGTTACTGAACCAAGATATGAAGACAAGTCTGAGCCGTTCCCTACAGACCCTCCCCACTGACCCTTCAGCTTTAGATGCAG ATGCGTTCCGACCTGCAAAGCCCAAATCATCTGCCAAGAGGAGCCAAGTAGAATTGAAGAAGTCGCACCTCCGTCTGTCCCTGCAAGAAAAACTCTTTGCCTACTACCGGAGGAAAGTGGCTATCCCAGCAGAAGAGCAGGCCCGGGCCAAGCAGGCAGCTGTAGATATCTGCGCTGAACTGCGTAGCTTCCTACGTGCCAAGCTGCCAGACATGCCCCTGCGTGACATGTACCTCAGTGGCAGCCTCTATGATGATCTGCAG GTAGTGACAGCTGATCACATTCAGCTCATTGTGCCTCTGGTCTTGGAGCAGAACCTGTGGTCATGCATTCCAGGTGAGGACACCATCATGAACATCCCTGGATTCTGCCTGGTGCGTCGGGAAAACCCAGAGTACTTCCCCCGTGGGAGCAGCTACTGGGACCGCTGTGTGGTGGGGGGCTACCTCTCCCCCAAGGTTGTGGCAGACACCTTTGAGAAAGTAGTGGCAGGCTCCATCAATTGGCCAGCCATTGGGTCCCTCCTGGACTACGTGATCCGTCCGGCAGCACCCCCAGAGACCCTGACACTGGAAGTCCAGTATGAGCCAGAGCGACACCTTCTTATTGACTTCCTACCATCCCTGACACTGGGTGACACCATCCTGGTGGCCAAACCCCACCGATTGGCCCAGTATGACAATCTATGGCGACTGAGCCTGCGGCCAGCAGAGACAGCTCGCCTGCGGGCCCTGGACCAAGGCGATTCTGGCTGCCGTTGCTTGTGCCTCAAGATTCTCAAAGCTGTGTGCAAGTCAAACCCAGCACTGGGCCGCCTCACTGCCAGCCAGCTCACCAATGTCATCCTGCACCTGGCCCAAGCGGAGTCTGACTGGTCCCAAGATGTGCTAGCTGACCGCTTCCTGCAGGCACTGAAGGGACTGATTGGCTACTTGGAGGCTGGTGTCTTACCCAGTGCTCTGAATCCCAAGGTGAACTTGTTTTCAGAGCTCACCCCTGAAGAAGTGGATGAGTTGGGCTACACTCTCTACAGCTCCCTCTCAGAGCCACAGGTCTTGCTGCAGACGTAA